In Schaalia sp. JY-X169, the following are encoded in one genomic region:
- a CDS encoding site-specific DNA-methyltransferase, with protein sequence MSSTPNLGPFSPNRVALGDCLDLATELPDESIDVLVTSPPYWGQRTSEGMGVETDPREYVKALTKIFKALQPKLKRDGLAWINIGDAYNTPVNWRQDDHTYSSLGADRAGLAATNSAYTKNRAKRKAFLEKETPWLTYGNLLALPYRMVLEMSDDGWLFRGEVIWKKKNPMPEGRCRRPHRGHESIYLFARDERHAFRTSPPVKSVWEFGNEKIDGPKHFSRFPLELPRRCIQALGRAGEDVVVLDPFSGSGSTGIAALELGCSYLGFEIDAVQVEASNQRLSEIESRAPLFTV encoded by the coding sequence ATGTCTTCAACACCCAACCTCGGACCGTTCTCCCCCAACCGCGTGGCGCTAGGCGACTGCCTGGACCTTGCAACCGAACTGCCGGACGAAAGCATCGATGTGCTGGTGACGTCACCGCCGTACTGGGGACAGAGAACATCTGAGGGAATGGGTGTGGAGACAGACCCGAGGGAGTACGTCAAAGCCCTAACCAAGATTTTCAAAGCCCTTCAACCCAAACTCAAGCGGGATGGGTTGGCCTGGATCAACATCGGCGATGCGTACAACACGCCCGTGAACTGGAGGCAGGACGACCACACGTACAGCTCTCTAGGAGCCGACAGGGCTGGCCTGGCGGCCACCAATAGCGCCTATACCAAGAACCGCGCCAAGCGGAAGGCCTTCCTCGAGAAGGAGACTCCTTGGCTAACCTACGGAAACCTGCTGGCGCTGCCCTACCGCATGGTGCTCGAGATGTCTGACGACGGCTGGCTGTTCCGAGGTGAGGTCATCTGGAAGAAGAAGAACCCGATGCCGGAGGGACGTTGCCGACGGCCTCACCGCGGCCACGAATCGATCTACCTCTTCGCCCGGGACGAGCGACACGCCTTCCGCACGAGCCCCCCGGTGAAGAGCGTGTGGGAGTTCGGAAACGAGAAGATCGACGGACCGAAGCACTTCTCGCGCTTTCCACTAGAGCTTCCGCGCCGCTGCATCCAAGCCCTAGGTCGTGCTGGCGAGGACGTCGTCGTGCTCGACCCGTTCTCAGGAAGCGGATCGACTGGCATCGCCGCACTGGAACTGGGTTGCTCGTACCTTGGCTTCGAGATCGACGCGGTTCAAGTGGAGGCGTCGAACCAGCGGCTGTCCGAGATCGAGTCGAGGGCCCCGCTATTCACGGTCTGA
- a CDS encoding recombinase family protein → MRADSERGRRAAIYLRISQDREMDGLAIDRQREQCQALAKYRQWEVVETYVDQSKSATDRTKTRPDYDRMVADYTAGRFTAIICYDLDRLTRQPRQLEDWIDAAELKGLALVTANGDADLSTDGGRMYARIKAAVARAEMERKGARQSAAQLQRAKQGRVPKGMRPLGYATNGDVIPDEAEAARAIYALFTRPAHPESLRSLARALSGTQEINGITPRPKHSHVVSSERAERRLAEGKEPRPIEPDGPWSPSTVLGILRNPRYARMSTYTPKTAQADGGRRRSWRAQILRDEAGEPIRGQWEAIVDDETWWRAQDILDNSDRVTNTSGSTKRKHLGSGLYRCAVCGGKVTGAPRGYRCAGHVMRTGSHIDEFVTGVVAARLSQPDALAKHKTTGESPEAPGISAAIAEQRGRILRAQRDYDDEVIEGRDLKRIREAAEARIAELEAERLLRGRGGTLAPIMGTEDPATAFREAPLEVQRQVIDTLATVTLHAQPRGRKGFDPASVTVEWR, encoded by the coding sequence ATGAGGGCAGACTCAGAACGCGGGCGCAGGGCCGCCATCTACCTGCGCATCAGCCAGGACCGCGAGATGGACGGCTTGGCCATCGACCGCCAGCGTGAGCAGTGCCAGGCACTGGCCAAGTACCGCCAGTGGGAAGTGGTCGAGACCTACGTCGACCAGTCGAAGTCGGCTACCGACCGCACCAAGACCCGACCGGACTATGACCGCATGGTGGCTGACTACACCGCTGGCCGATTCACCGCGATCATCTGCTACGACCTCGACCGGCTCACCCGACAGCCCCGTCAGCTCGAAGACTGGATCGACGCGGCCGAGCTCAAGGGGCTTGCCCTCGTCACGGCCAACGGCGATGCCGACCTGTCCACCGACGGTGGACGCATGTACGCCCGCATCAAAGCTGCTGTCGCCCGGGCGGAGATGGAGCGCAAGGGTGCCCGCCAATCAGCGGCTCAACTGCAACGCGCCAAGCAAGGCCGCGTCCCGAAGGGCATGAGGCCGCTCGGCTATGCGACCAACGGTGACGTGATTCCCGACGAGGCGGAGGCTGCCCGAGCGATCTACGCCCTGTTCACGCGGCCCGCCCACCCGGAGTCCCTGCGCTCACTTGCGCGGGCTCTCAGTGGCACGCAGGAGATCAACGGGATCACGCCCCGGCCTAAGCACTCCCACGTGGTGTCCTCCGAGCGGGCCGAGCGAAGACTCGCCGAGGGCAAGGAGCCCCGGCCCATCGAACCTGACGGCCCGTGGAGCCCCTCGACCGTGCTAGGCATCCTGCGGAACCCTCGGTACGCCCGGATGTCCACCTACACGCCGAAGACTGCGCAGGCTGACGGTGGCCGACGACGCTCCTGGCGTGCGCAGATCCTCCGTGATGAGGCGGGTGAGCCGATCCGCGGGCAGTGGGAGGCGATCGTCGATGACGAGACTTGGTGGCGTGCCCAAGACATCCTCGACAACTCCGATCGAGTGACCAACACGTCGGGCTCGACCAAGCGCAAGCACCTTGGCTCGGGCCTGTACCGCTGTGCTGTATGTGGCGGCAAGGTGACGGGAGCGCCACGCGGATACCGCTGCGCGGGGCATGTGATGCGCACTGGCTCTCACATCGACGAGTTCGTCACCGGGGTGGTCGCTGCTCGGCTCAGTCAGCCGGACGCCCTGGCCAAGCACAAAACGACGGGTGAGTCCCCGGAAGCACCAGGGATCAGTGCGGCCATCGCAGAGCAGCGCGGTCGTATCCTGCGCGCCCAGCGTGACTACGACGATGAGGTCATCGAGGGGCGCGACCTCAAGCGCATCCGCGAAGCGGCGGAGGCTCGGATCGCGGAGCTTGAGGCTGAGCGCTTGCTGCGAGGTCGGGGCGGGACGCTGGCCCCGATCATGGGCACTGAGGACCCGGCGACGGCATTCCGCGAAGCACCTCTCGAGGTTCAGCGGCAGGTCATCGATACGCTCGCCACGGTGACCCTGCACGCGCAGCCACGAGGGAGGAAGGGTTTCGATCCTGCCAGCGTGACAGTGGAATGGCGTTAG
- a CDS encoding toll/interleukin-1 receptor domain-containing protein, whose amino-acid sequence MAQCTAPVQGHRTASGRANCPACGGRSYGYYSDYNTYTPNYSYPSSGGGRSSTGGSSRSSRPRWSPSSSTATYSPSEVRALTPVREAIESQGALPDRYDLFLCHAWDDRRGTAKELHDALEEIGVTVWFSEKNVVLGTPLMREIDRGLAKSRAGLVLVTPAFVKRLKAAGVADKELSALLARDLLVPVVHEITYEELRDESPLLASRSGLDTAEDTMEQIALKISELVLTDAFDSNA is encoded by the coding sequence ATGGCTCAATGCACAGCACCAGTACAAGGTCACAGGACCGCCAGCGGTCGCGCGAACTGCCCAGCATGCGGTGGGCGTTCATACGGCTACTACTCGGACTACAACACCTACACCCCGAACTACAGCTACCCGAGTAGTGGCGGCGGCAGGAGCTCCACCGGCGGCTCGTCACGTAGTTCTCGCCCACGGTGGTCACCATCATCGTCCACCGCGACCTACTCCCCCAGCGAAGTCCGCGCTCTCACCCCCGTTCGTGAGGCGATTGAGTCGCAGGGCGCCCTCCCCGATCGCTACGACCTGTTCCTCTGCCACGCGTGGGATGACCGGCGCGGGACAGCCAAGGAACTACACGATGCGCTCGAGGAAATCGGCGTGACGGTCTGGTTCAGCGAGAAGAACGTCGTGCTAGGGACCCCGCTGATGAGGGAGATTGACCGAGGCCTTGCGAAATCTCGAGCCGGACTTGTCCTGGTCACGCCCGCGTTCGTGAAGCGCCTCAAGGCAGCGGGCGTAGCAGACAAGGAACTATCTGCCTTGCTAGCCCGGGATTTGCTGGTGCCCGTCGTGCACGAGATCACTTACGAGGAGTTGCGGGACGAGAGCCCGTTGTTGGCCTCCCGGAGCGGTCTCGACACAGCAGAAGACACGATGGAGCAGATCGCGCTGAAAATCAGCGAGTTGGTGTTGACTGACGCCTTCGACTCCAACGCCTAA
- a CDS encoding antirestriction protein ArdA, producing the protein MTIITTDTTPRVWPACLNCYNNGRLVGRWVDCTDAADVTLSQLHEGAGGLSASCEEIWCLDTENLPVDHEMGLLEAAEWGRVYAEVGPEHWPALCAWVRSGSYVAEGSGYLPSVGDFEERYCGRWDDFREYAEHWATETDMMDRWPDDAVRYFNWEAWTRDLAMDHTVVNAPAPDYGVFVFRDL; encoded by the coding sequence ATGACGATCATCACCACCGACACGACGCCGCGAGTCTGGCCCGCCTGCCTTAACTGCTACAACAACGGACGCCTCGTCGGCCGGTGGGTCGACTGCACCGACGCCGCTGACGTTACGCTGAGCCAGCTCCACGAGGGCGCAGGCGGCCTGTCCGCCTCGTGCGAAGAGATCTGGTGCCTGGACACTGAGAACCTGCCCGTAGACCACGAGATGGGCCTCCTCGAGGCAGCCGAGTGGGGCCGGGTCTACGCCGAGGTAGGCCCCGAGCACTGGCCCGCGCTGTGCGCTTGGGTGCGCTCAGGTTCCTACGTCGCTGAAGGAAGCGGCTATCTTCCGTCGGTCGGCGACTTCGAGGAGCGCTACTGCGGTCGCTGGGACGACTTCCGCGAGTACGCCGAGCACTGGGCGACCGAGACCGACATGATGGACCGCTGGCCCGATGACGCCGTGCGCTACTTCAACTGGGAGGCCTGGACCCGCGACCTGGCAATGGACCACACAGTCGTCAACGCCCCAGCGCCGGACTACGGCGTCTTTGTCTTCCGTGACCTCTGA
- a CDS encoding relaxase/mobilization nuclease domain-containing protein, translating to MSATVNISGGVSARSGVMYALYGRGQQYVDNMKRGTNRAAAYASSMGSPEEFIAYAEGMAAAHGRKYETYNLVLAGDPKVFDVNRPEDLKKMLGLSVGLAEAAFSAEYLVVIHDDSKGQHVHGHIYVINHDECTGKALKRNTSWTRGLRQLNDELLVEAGYEPNADPQRAKPDWELRREEFQPGGFEQTLGDLVYESLADPRCLDRPAFEQVLEENGVRLRVTDRDGWTYSMRRDDNGKWGRKKASALTPEFTAEGTQQIFDYHAQKGVTHGVAGHDEACRRAAVDYGDVGGVDLEAARRRAAALEADEDCGRPDDLRESDGPAAGGPAEASVDLAAARAALEAAARRRDEEQDHRDREDARSRRLAAEQQRSREAARWVVSAQVGPGRALDDDQDREAARDDGPELG from the coding sequence ATGAGCGCGACAGTCAACATCTCTGGTGGTGTCTCTGCCCGCAGCGGTGTCATGTACGCGCTGTACGGACGCGGCCAGCAGTACGTCGACAACATGAAGCGCGGCACCAACCGTGCGGCTGCCTATGCGTCGTCGATGGGTTCGCCCGAGGAGTTCATCGCCTACGCCGAGGGGATGGCCGCTGCCCACGGCCGCAAGTACGAGACCTACAACCTTGTGCTCGCCGGGGACCCCAAGGTCTTCGACGTGAACCGACCGGAGGACCTCAAGAAGATGCTTGGCCTGAGCGTTGGCCTCGCCGAGGCCGCGTTCAGCGCCGAGTACCTCGTGGTCATTCACGACGACTCCAAGGGCCAGCACGTGCACGGCCACATCTACGTCATCAACCACGACGAGTGCACAGGCAAGGCCCTGAAGCGTAACACCAGTTGGACGAGGGGCCTGCGCCAACTCAACGACGAGTTGCTCGTTGAAGCTGGCTACGAACCCAATGCCGACCCCCAGCGTGCGAAGCCCGACTGGGAACTGCGCCGAGAGGAGTTCCAGCCTGGCGGCTTCGAGCAAACCTTGGGCGACCTGGTCTACGAGTCCTTGGCTGACCCTCGCTGTCTCGACCGCCCGGCGTTCGAGCAGGTGCTCGAGGAAAACGGGGTTCGGCTCAGGGTCACTGACCGCGACGGGTGGACCTACTCCATGAGGCGCGACGACAACGGCAAGTGGGGCAGGAAGAAGGCATCGGCCCTGACGCCCGAGTTCACGGCCGAGGGCACCCAGCAGATCTTCGACTACCACGCACAGAAGGGAGTGACCCATGGGGTTGCTGGACACGATGAAGCATGCCGACGAGCAGCAGTCGACTACGGAGATGTTGGAGGAGTGGACCTCGAGGCTGCCCGCCGTCGAGCAGCAGCTCTCGAAGCTGACGAAGACTGTGGCCGACCTGACGACCTTCGTGAAAGTGATGGACCAGCAGCAGGCGGCCCGGCTGAAGCGTCTGTCGACCTCGCAGCAGCACGAGCAGCCCTCGAGGCCGCAGCTCGACGACGAGACGAGGAGCAGGATCACCGAGATCGAGAAGACGCTCGCAGCCGTCGCCTCGCAGCTGAGCAGCAGCGAAGCCGTGAAGCTGCCCGATGGGTCGTCAGTGCGCAGGTCGGACCTGGACGCGCACTCGATGATGACCAGGATCGAGAAGCAGCTCGCGACGACGGTCCAGAGCTCGGCTGA